GAAGCAAAAGTATTCAAGCAAATATAAAACTGCATTACAGTACTTCTAAATGCATGCCTTTCACTTTAGCAGGGAATCTACAGCACTGTGCCCACCACAAAGTACAATATATGGAACTGGAAAAGCCAGGAGAATCAGATTACCGCTCtccattttgaattaaaaaaaaaacaacaaacccactCAAAATTTCACTGCTAAGTATTACAGCACAACCAGTTTGCTTTTACTTAACCAATAATTGCACAGAAGACAGACAAgtaccactgaaaaaaaaatctgagaaccAGGAAATCCTAAGAGAATAGACCCTAGAACGCGTCACCATATTACAAACTGGTGCAAGGTTTAACACCTCTCATACAATGCTTTTGTATATTTTCATAAGCCTACATTTTAACATATCCATTCTACAGATAATTGACTTAATCACTTTTATTTATGGGGAggtactaaaaaaaaacaaaccaaaaccaaaaaaaacccctaagtaTACCTAATCTAAGATTTTTGTCCAATTCCAGTACTGAAATATTAATACTTCACCTGGACTCTTCATGACTCACTATTTACTTGAAGCTGCTGCCAAGATCAACAAGATTTAAATACACATGACAAAAGTATGACAAAATGACGCCCCCAGTGGAACTAACCATACAGTTAATGTCATCATCCAAGAGTGATCTGCTCAAAACACCCAAGTCTGTTTATACAGagattaaacaaaacaaaaaacaacaaaaaaagtcctttttgaAAATCATTCTTAGAAATACATGCATTCTCTAGTATCCCTCATCTGACCACTTCTAGCAGAGCTTTATAGGTTTTCGggtaataataatttatttactaGGAAGTCAGCAGGAGAAAAGAACTCCTGCCTATTCCCTTGCCTAACCATCACCATCATGACACCAACTTTCACACAAACCCAGTACTGTACATGTGAGTAGCTTAACTTCACCCACCTTCATAGCAATCCAGCCTGCAAGGCGCAAGGCGTATTGCTTCACGGAAGTGTATAATTGCTTCTTGTACTCGGCCCATATTCCTAAGAGCAGCTCCTTTCAGCAGGAGAGCTTGAACACTGTTACTATTAAGCTGGATAGCTTTGGCTCCTAAATATAAGGCACGAGAGTATCGTTTACTGTAGAAACTGTGACACCTATGGAAAGACAAGAGAGATTGTAAACATGTACTGCCTGTGGTGCCAGTGCACGTTCATAGAggtttaaaagcagaagaaaaaaaaaaagtagtaaaaaaaaaagaaattacaggcAACTGTTGAACTTCTTGCATTTGAAGTTAAGAATTtatgttcaggaaaaaaaaaaactcttcaggagtttaaaaaaaaaggcagtatgAAGATTAACTTTTACAGCTATTTAATATATCATTATTATTGCAGAGGTGTGGTAACTCTAGTAGATTtaaacatacagaaaacaaCCAAAATAGATATTTATGGATAGCTAATTGAAGTTACCCCAAGGACAGAATAGATAGGATATAAAAGCAGCTTCTGAACAAAAAAGCCGAATCCACTGTATCAACTGTAATCCACCGCATGCAGCAAATCAAGAGCTGAggtaagaaaggaaagaaaacaacttaCCCAGATACCACCCAGGGTTCCGCATGTTGATCAGAAATATTGAAGAGACGGCAGCCCAAGTTCTCCACATCCTCTAGTCGACCTTCACGTGCCAATAAATAACCATATACATCCATTCCTAAAGTTTGAAGATCAATCATCAAGAAATGGAAAGCTCattctcaaaacaaaaaaacaaaaacaaaaccacaaacacctACTTTACACTGTGCAACCACCAGTAACTGTTCAAGATACAGAGCTTCTGAATGTAAATTCTAAATTGAAAGCCGGGTACAACAACATACAACATTCCACTGCATGCTTGATTGCATGCAGCTGCTACTCTAAAGTTACTCATCACATCGTTACACTAGGTAAACTTTCTTTCAGGATTTACTCACCTTTTATTAGGTAAGGATCCAACATTTGTGCTTGTTCAAATTTTAGAATAGAGTTTTTATTATCTCCAGCTCTGAAATACAGGTCTGCTAAGCTCCCCAGTAAGTCTACATTATCCCTCAGTAATGACTTTTTCTCTAAAGAgctttaagaggaaaaaaaatgcctgttaTTTATATAGTGCCATTGTAAgtataattatatataaatattaaaatattatttgattACATCATGCTCTTTGAACTCTTACCAAATGGTGTTTATTGCTCTTGTATTATCTCCAGTATGGACAAAAGCATATGCCTTGATCCACACGGAAAGCCAATCCAAGTTTGGAATACTCTGAATTACATTGATTGTCATGGAGGCCACTTCTGCACCTTTCACCGACAGCGAGAGCAAGCCTATTCAGAATGGTATATACATCAATTTCAGCCACCGTAAACTACTATTAATACAAATTAATTGTCTGAAGACAAGAAACTCCATCCTTTGACAAGCATAAACAAGGAACTTGTTACAATGCTTTTGCATAACGTAGGCATTACATATTACATGCAAATGCAAGACAGTTACCTAGTCCCAAGCATAATTCAAATTATAATACTGTTTAATACTGAAATACCAAGTGTGCAGACACGTACCTAGTATGGCATCAAGTGCTAAAGGGCACTGCCTTAGTACTTCTTTGTAGCTCGTAACAGATGAGCGTTCTTGACCTGCTTTCTTGTACAGATTGGCCAACATCATATTGATCTACAAGCAATAGAAATGTTGGTAGATTCAAGTatgagaaaggagaaatctAAGAAAAGGTCACAACTTTGTCTTCAAGcatgcctgcctccctccctcctgttCTGGGAAGGAGATAAAATTACCTGCTCTTCTTCCAAGAACACTGTAGTAGCATATAGtataaaattaaaactgttgCTCCTTGCTGAGTCCAAAGATAAAAGTTACATTCTTTTGTGTTTGCATAGTGCATCTTGAAATCTCACTGTTTTGCACACAAGAAGTCAAAAGATGGGCAAGCGTTTATATAGGATGCCAAGAGGGACCTGTATATCCATTACATTAGCCTTCTTTCAGTTGATCTCTCCATATCAATGGAAGTCTTTGAGAGAATTAGCTTAGGAAGGCAGAGAAAGTTTCTATTTAGCTTCTGAATGAAGTCACAATtgataaaagaacagaaattatttgaGCTCTACACAACAAAAGTAGCTGGTTTCTGCTAcaatactttattttattagtgtgtATAGGTAAAAAGTTTGCTTTTCtcaatcttttcttctttttctgttccatAAGTTGGTCTTTGAACAGAACACTTTGACGTTACTAGAGTCTAAGCCATGTACACTGTTAGCACACTACAGGAATACTGTTAACATGAAACATAGTTGATTGACCTGATGTGCTCATTAATCTTTTAAGCCCTTATGACATAATAAAGCCAGCAAGCAAAGACTCAACGTATTTGACACTGCAGACCACAATGGGATctaaatatttaacattatCTAAACTGTTACTAAAAAGgatgaaaagattttaaaagatggaGCACTGGCATTCCTTCTACTTGCCAAAGTCTTCGGCCGTTCAAGGATCTCACATTGCTCAAACTATACAATAAGACGTGAAGTGCCATTCCATACACATTCTGAGTTCAAGAGTATATTAAAACACTTGCTCAGTTTGAGCAATCACAATTTAGCAAGTTACGTTGACTGGCTAATAGTGAAGACACCACAGAACAGTCAACCTTGTGAGACAACTAAGCTACAAGTCTCCCCTCCAGCTTGAGCAGGTGACAGCGTGCCTTTCCTGTCCAGTGATACACAACTCTTCCACAGAGACTAGGACTCCACTTTGTGGTTACAGCCAGGCAAAGTACATTAATTTAAACAATTGCTTTGGCTCTCACATTCACATGTTTGACTCAGAACTGCAGAAGATTATTCAGTCAGGTGTCTGGCAATTGCTTACTAACTTGCAGTAACTCAGCTGTTTGCAATCACATAAATTTTTCTCCTGGTAGATGCTTTTGTTTAGAACAGCCATTATTCTTTGCCCCATGAAAACTATTCATGATAACATGCAAAGAAGAACTATTGAATGGATGATACAGATTTCAAGCCTTATGTATGGATACACAAATACTTCGCAAACttctagaataaaaaaaaaaagtgtttctacATCCTTGTACACAAGCACAATCCTGTACCGTCTGTGTGCAGTACTAAAGAGTTAACCAAGTAATTCACATGAATTAATAAAGAGGCACAGAAACATTTAactcttttcactgtttctgaATTCCTTCTAACAGAGGGAATAAAAAATTTgtctgattttaaagaaaaaaggccaAATAAACTAAACTAATTTAAACATGAGGAAGTGTTTCCAAACAACATTTAACTAATACAAAAGCAAATACCAAGACGCAATGCCATTATACCTACAGGCTACATTCATTTTTGACCAGATGCTGGCCTACAGATTCAAGATAGACTGACCAAGGACTTGTGATGAATGTCTGCCAGAACTAACCTTTGGGGTCCTCTGTCTGGAAGGAATCCCATCCAGAATAGCAATGGCATCTTTATCTTGCTTCAGCATTGTGTAACATTCAGCCATTTTGTATTTCACTTCAATTTCTGATggtaaacactgaaaaaaaatatttaagtacaATGCTGGTTTAGTCAGGTAAAAAAATTTGTCTTCATTAAACACTTaaactatgttaaaaaaaatctagtgcAAGAAAGTTAACAACGCAACCTACTGCTAACTCATAAGCTCCTGTCTTCAAATGAAAAGCATGAACtacacatacagaaaaatctCATGTTCGAGAACGTATTAAGTTTTGCATTAGAAAAAACCActgatattttcaaaacaaattagcCTTAAATGTCAGGTTTATTTGACATGATAAATCCACAATCTAAGGTAtgtaaaagacatgtagatgtgttgcttagggacatggtttagtggtggactttggtagtgttaggttaaacggttggacttgatgatcttaaggtcttttccaacctaaatgattctatgattttatgaataTTGAGTCAGCAACATTAATTGTAAGGGGCAACGTGATCGCTTTATGCAGCACATTAGtcaatttttaaatacctgGCTTTGGGGAGTTGATGCAGCATTCCCAGTAGAAGGTCTTACTTTTGAAGTTTTACTTAAtgcttttttctgctgcaaGGCCATTGTATACTTACTTACAGCATTTCTATATTCTTTATCATGGAAGAGAGAGTCTGCATGGTATACAAGGAGCTGGTATTTCTGAGATGGTGAAAACAGTTCCCtagaagaaatgcaaacagaaatgctgagatCAGCTAACTGCATAAGAATGAAAGCCTTACAGATCCAAAGTATTTGCAGCTTTTGTTTGTCTGGCTTCAACTtccagttgctgctgctgcttccttaCTACACTGGAAGGGCCCTTGGGTAACAGGTACTACCTCCTCACAAAGGGATTATCTCACCCATTTCTTTTATCTGCATACAAACAAATGTAACAGCCACTCCTGACAGGTCATCAGTAACATCTTATGTTTAGCTGCTTGGCCACTGCTTTCCATAATGGAGCAGCCCCCATCCTCCCCATAACAAACCACAAGTTGTCAATGTCCATTAAAGGACATTTTGTTTGAATGGACTCAAGCTTACAAGGCAACCCAGCTTATTATACAGCTATCCTGGTCCTAATCCACATGTTCCTACATTTTACAAACGGCATTTATAACACTTCCAGTATGTTTGCAGAAGTGTTGAAGAGCTAAGGGTTTCAGAAAGGGATTGTGGCTTCAATTAGTATGTCAAAACCCATCCAAAATGTAAAACAACGCCTTACAGCAAAGCCCTGAAAAATAAAGGGAATCACTTCGAGTCGGGGGAAAAGCCCTGACCTACACAGGGCACCCCTGGAAGGAGAAAATCGCTCCACCTCTCCCAAGACGCTCATGTTGTACCGTGTACCCCGAAGGGTACGGGCTGCGCTGCTCATGCTGAACCCCGGACAAAGGCGAGCTGACAGGGCCGGGGACAGGAGCCGGGGGCCCGCACCGCAAAGCCCGGCAGGACGGACAGCTCCAACAGCGagcccccttccttcccccccgccacccTGCGAGGTCCCGCCTGACCTCTCCCTCAGCACCACCGGTCCTGTCAGCCCGCAGCCAGCCGGCGCGCCCTCCCCCGGGAGGGCCACTCACGGGTTATTGCCGCTCATCGTGAGGAGAAGCCCGCTGAGGAGCCGCACGTTCGAGTGCAGCCCGGCGGATGCCATCTCTCGTACATGCTCCACCACGCTCATACCGGCGGCGGAAAACCGCGGAGCCGAAGGAACAGATGGCAAAGAAGCAGACAacgccgccgcccgccggcacTCCAAAATGGCGCCACCGGGGGGTCCTCGCGCGCCGCCGCCTACAGGCGCCCGCGACACTGCCTTCATGGCCGACGAGCGGCCCGACAGGCGGGAGGAAGGGCAGCCCGGGACGGTGCGCGCCGCGCCAggcccccggcagccccgcgcctGCGCAGCGTCGGGGCGGGAGAGGCGTCGTTGACAGCTGAGGGAGCGGGGGGGCGTTAGGAGTCGGCGGCCTTTTACACAGGGTTGGAGCAGTCCCTTCGGGGCTCAGGGTCGTTTTATGGAAGAGACGCACTCCCTGTGCCTGCACAGCACTTGAGTCtggtcctttttttcctgagactTTATTATCTGCTGGCTGCGGCAGCTAAATGTGACAGGTATTGGAGATAACGAAGCTCCTGCCTATAAAAGTAGGTGATTGAGAAGAAAGACCCTTCAAAACGTAGATTTCTTCTGGGCCACAATCAGGGGAAACGCCTCACTAGGGCTGCCGTTAACTACAAGGCATAGACTGAAAGGagagatgaatttttttttcccctttattacaaaaagaatgcaaaacatGGCTATCCTTCTATTACTACTACTACAAACCAAATCGGTGGGAGCTTTCAGTTTGAACACGCCATCACTACTGTCTGCAGAGGAATACACCTCTCAAAAGCCAAGCATGCCAAGCAGCAAAACGTTACTAGCACTGGACTTAAGCAACAGAACACTGTTGGTGCTGTGTGGTGACAGGAAAACAAGCATTGCAAAGAAGGAAACAGACAATTCGGAATAAATGGAACTTGGATTTGCAGGTCTTCAAGAAGTCATCTGACTGATCAAAACAGTCACAGCATCAAAACAGTCACAGCATCTTGTGATGGTTGTGTTTGACTGAATCTGCCATCACAAAGGCAGCCTCAGACTAAGCTGTATGTAATCTGCCTGCATTACCCTTTGAAGGCATTTTAGTACAATGGAGCGCTGCTCTGCAAAGGCAGACCTGCTGAATAACTAGGTACATTGCCGCAAACTACAGCTCCTGTATTAATCTCATCTTCAGTGGGAATGATTCACTTCCTTCTGGTTACCATTACACAATAATGATGgtcttttcacaaaaaaaaat
This genomic window from Haliaeetus albicilla chromosome 10, bHalAlb1.1, whole genome shotgun sequence contains:
- the ANAPC7 gene encoding anaphase-promoting complex subunit 7 isoform X1, yielding MSVVEHVREMASAGLHSNVRLLSGLLLTMSGNNPELFSPSQKYQLLVYHADSLFHDKEYRNAVSKYTMALQQKKALSKTSKVRPSTGNAASTPQSQCLPSEIEVKYKMAECYTMLKQDKDAIAILDGIPSRQRTPKINMMLANLYKKAGQERSSVTSYKEVLRQCPLALDAILGLLSLSVKGAEVASMTINVIQSIPNLDWLSVWIKAYAFVHTGDNTRAINTICSLEKKSLLRDNVDLLGSLADLYFRAGDNKNSILKFEQAQMLDPYLIKGMDVYGYLLAREGRLEDVENLGCRLFNISDQHAEPWVVSGCHSFYSKRYSRALYLGAKAIQLNSNSVQALLLKGAALRNMGRVQEAIIHFREAIRLAPCRLDCYEGLIECYLASNSIREAMVMANNVYKTLGANAQTLTLLATVCLEDPVTQEKAKTLLDKALTQRPDYIKAVVKKAELLSREQKYEDGIALLRNALANQSDCVLHRILGDFLVAVNEYQEAMDQYSIALSLDPNDQKSLEGMQKMEKEESPTDATQEEDVDDMEGSGEEGDLEGSDSEAAQWADQEQWFGMQ
- the ANAPC7 gene encoding anaphase-promoting complex subunit 7 isoform X2, with amino-acid sequence MALQQKKALSKTSKVRPSTGNAASTPQSQCLPSEIEVKYKMAECYTMLKQDKDAIAILDGIPSRQRTPKINMMLANLYKKAGQERSSVTSYKEVLRQCPLALDAILGLLSLSVKGAEVASMTINVIQSIPNLDWLSVWIKAYAFVHTGDNTRAINTICSLEKKSLLRDNVDLLGSLADLYFRAGDNKNSILKFEQAQMLDPYLIKGMDVYGYLLAREGRLEDVENLGCRLFNISDQHAEPWVVSGCHSFYSKRYSRALYLGAKAIQLNSNSVQALLLKGAALRNMGRVQEAIIHFREAIRLAPCRLDCYEGLIECYLASNSIREAMVMANNVYKTLGANAQTLTLLATVCLEDPVTQEKAKTLLDKALTQRPDYIKAVVKKAELLSREQKYEDGIALLRNALANQSDCVLHRILGDFLVAVNEYQEAMDQYSIALSLDPNDQKSLEGMQKMEKEESPTDATQEEDVDDMEGSGEEGDLEGSDSEAAQWADQEQWFGMQ